The nucleotide window TCTCCGGTGATGGCGAGGCCGTGGAGCCCGACCACACCGAGGACCCGCAGGCCATCAAGCTGTGCGCGGAGGCGTTCCGCTCGGTGTGGGACCTGGCCACCCCGCACGCCGACTACCGCATCTGACCCACGCACCTCAAGGGCCGCCACTCCATGACGACCACCTCTCCCTCGTCCAGCGCCCAGTCGGCCCGCGAGGCGCTCGCCGTGCGGTTGCAGCACCTGCGCAAGGACGCCGGCCTCACCGGGAAGGAGCTCTCCGCCCGGTGCGGCTGGCATCCGGCGAAGACGACCAGGATCCAGAAGGGCGACGCCCTGCCCTCGGACGCGGACATCCGGACCTGGTGCGCGGCGTGCGGCGCCGACGACCAGGCGCAGGACCTCATCGCCACCGCCCGCGCCGTCGACTCGATGTACATGGAGTGGCGCCGCCTGCACCAGGGCGGCATGCGCCAGGTCCAGCAGGACTGGTACGACCTGCACGAGCAGACCCGGATCTGCCGCGTCTACCTCTCCAACGTGCCGCCCGGATTCCTCCAGACCCCGGCGTTCGCGACCGCCCTCATGAACCAGATCACCCGCTTCCAGGGCACCCCCGACGACGTCGCCGAAGCCGTCGCCGCCCGCGTCGCCCGCTCCCGGTTCCTCTACGAGGGCGGGCACCGCTACGTCGTCCTCATGGAGGAGTCGGTCCTGCGTTTCCGCACCGCCGACCCCGAGGCGATGCGCGGTCAGCTCCGCCATCTCCTGACGGTGATGCCGCTCGCGTCCCTCTCGCTGGGGATCATCCCGTTCACCGCGCAGCGCACCGTGTGGCCGCTGGAGGCGTTCTATGTCCACGACGACACCAGCGCCGTGGTGGAGACGCTGACTGCGGAGATCAAGGTGACGCAGCCGCGCGAGCTCGCCGACTACCTGAAGGCGTTCGCCGGCCTCGCGGAGATGGCGGTGTACGGCGACGCCGCCCGCGACCTCATCGCGGCCGCGATGGACGCCCTGGAGTGAACCTCCGCAATTACTCGCAATCTCGTTGAGGGCCAGCCCCCACGCTGCGTAGCGTCGAAGTCACCGACGGACCACCAGCCGGAGAGGCGGGGCCGCATGCGCGCACACACCGACACCACCGCCCCGGCCCCGGAGGGCCGCGGCCTCCAGCCGCCCGCCTACGGCGTTCCCTCCCCGGCCCTGCTGGCCCGCGCGGACCGCGGCTTCGCCCGGTTCCTCGGTCGGCACGGCGAGGACCAGGACGACGGGGACGGCGGCGGCGAGGACCCCCAGCGGTGACCGCCGGCCACCCGCGCGAAGACGCCCCAGCAGCGAGGCCCGCCATGCACACCAGCAGCCACACGGTCCTGTACGACCCCGACGGCCTGATCGAGGCGGAGCTCCCGCTGGATCGCGAGCCGTACGAGTGCCTCGTCAAGGCCGTCCTCGCGTGGACCGGCGAGGACACGCTCGCGGAACGCGACTACGAGCAGATCGGCCTCCAGCTGACCGGCCACGCCCGCGCCGTCGCCTCCGACGTCCGGCGCCGCGCGGACCGGCTGCCCAAGAGCAGCGGGCGCCGGGCGCTCGCCGACGTCGTCCTGCGCGAAGCAGAAGGCCGGCTGTCCGCGACGCTTGAGGGCACCGTGCGCTGCGTCCAGGGCCGCGCCCGCCTGGTCCGCGCCCTCTACGAACGCCTGGACCGCCTGGAGGCCGCGCTCACCGCGGACAGGACTGCACCGCCCGTCGGCTGACGGTGCTCTGTATCTGCCATCGCCGGTGAAGCCCCTGGTAAGGCAGCAGCGCACGGACGTGATCGGCAAGGTTTCGGCCACTGCATGCGATTACCCGGCGAGTCCCGGACAGCTGCGGATACGGTCGATCGATTTGACGGTCGGCGGTGACCGCCGACGGGAAAGCGTCCGGTCGGCGTGTCGTCGCATCGCGGGTGGGGGTGGTTCGGTGGGCAGCACCGAGCAGCAGATCGAAGAGCAGTTGGCGCAGCTTCAGCAGAAGGTCGGCGCTCGCCATGCCGAGGTCCTGAAGCACGACTTCGACGACGACCAGTTCGCGGTGGAGTACGCCCGACTGGTGAACGTCACCAGCAGGCTGGTGGAGTTCGAGAAGACGATCCCCGAGCGTCTGGCCGAACCCGAGCGCCAACGCAGTGAGCGCATCGTGACGTGGTCCTGGGCGCGGCCAGGCGGCCATCGGAGCCGTGCTGATCGCGCTCGTCTTCATCCTCGACCGGTCGACCTGGTGGCTGATCCTGCTGGGTCCGCACTTCGCGGGCACGGCGGCCGGCTGCTTCCAGAAGGTCGATGCCGAACAGCACCGCGACCGCCGCTTCGGAGCCGTCGGACTGCACGTGGTCGCGCTCCTGATGGCCCTCATCAGCCTGAGCGTGATCAGCCGGTGGTTCATCATCGCCGCCGCCATCGGCTGGATGCTTGTCGCCGGGTCCATGGCGGACAGCACGGGCGCCGACCCGAAAGGGGCGCGCCGGTGAGCGACGACTACGGCCACCAGGTCCGCCGTCTGGAGAGCCGGACCGGCGGTATGGAGCACGAGCTGCACTCGCTGCGTACGAAGCTGGGGGAGGTCGAAGACCTCGACTACGAACTGCGCGACATCCGCGGCGACCTCCGCAGCCTCGAGGACGACCTCAGCACCGTCCGCAACGACCTCACCGAGCTGGACGACGACGTACGCGGCGACATCCAGGACACCGAGCAGGCCCTCAAGCGGCTGACCGGCCGCATCCAGGCCCTCGAAGCGCACCTGCTCGCCGCGGGCGGAGCCCCACTCGCCGACCTCGACACCACCGACCCGGAGTGGAAGAAGCTGGCCAGGACCGCCAACCACGGCTGGAACGTACGCTCCAGCCTGCTCCCCAGACACCAGCGCGAAGCCCACCGCCTCAACATCCGCCACTACGAAGGGGCCGTCGAAGAGCGCGACGAACACCGCGACAAGGTGGTGGAGGCCGCCGGCATCCTGGCCAGCCAGCCGCGCACGTCCCGCGAGTTCAAGCAGGCCGCCATGGACTTCGGCATGTCCCGCACCCTCGCCGAGAGCCACGGTCAGCGGGCTCAGAAGCTGGCCGACACTGCCCAGGCCGCGCGGGCCGCACTGGCCCAGGACGACACTCTGCGGCAGGCAAAGGCGTCACTGATCGAGCAGGGCGACAAGGCGGAACGGAAGCTGAACTGGCTGCTGCGCGGCCGCCTGGCCGACGCGATCCGTGACCGCGCCCTGCTGCCCATGTGGTTCGTGACCGTGCTCGGTCCCGTCCCGCCGGCGCACAAGACGCAGGAGTGGATGGACCTCGCCACCCAGGTCCTGGCCTACCGGGTCACCTACGGGATCACGGACCAGGCCGTCGCGCTCGGTGCGGCACCCGATGAGTACGTGCCGCGCCGCACCGAGTGGCACCGCGAACTCACCAAGGACCTACGCCGCTGGTAGCCCGGCCGGGCGGCATGGCACGCCCTGACGCCTGGCAGGGTGATTCGCTGCCTACCGGGTCACCTACGGGATCACGGACCAGGCCGTCGCGCTCGGTGCGGCACCCGATGAGTACGTGCCGCGCCGCACCGAGTGGCACCGCGAACTCACCAAGGACCTACGCCGCTGGTAGCCCGGCCGGGCGGCATGGCACGCCCTGACGCCTGGCAGGGTGATTCGCTCCTTGGGAGTGCGGGAGCGTGAACGCCGCACGGTGCCGTCTGCCCGCTGATGTACTGGCCTTTGACCCAGAACAAGCAGGCGGAGGGGCGGGCGGCGGTGGCACAGGACGCGAAGCAGGCGAAGCACTGGGAGGACTTCGACTGGGTGGTGTGGAAGCTGGAGGTCCAAGACCCGCAGCAACTCGCCGGTGAGGACCCGGACCTGGACGAGCGCACCCAGGAGACGATGACGCAGCTCGCCGCCTCCCTCAGCTGCGTCTACGAGCTGTGCGTCGACTACGACTCCTACGACAGCGGAACGCCCTACTACGCGTGGTGGGTCCGCCTGCCCGCAGCCGAGCACACCCGACGCGACAAGGACGGTGTGCCGCTGGTCCTCACTCCGATCCGCGAGTACCTGGACGGCCACGTGCCCTCCGGCCTGGAGTGGGAGATCATCCCGGACCGTGAGCTGACGGTCGACAACGCCGCCAGCGAGGCCCTGCGCACCGCATACGCCGATGTGATCACCCCGTTCGAGCAGGCGCTGATGCCGCTGCGCACCGACGGTGCCGCCGACCTCGAACCGCGGGCCAAGGTCTGGAAGTGGGAGGAGCACCTGCTGGCCGGCACGTTCGACCTGTGGCTGTGCAACGACCCCGACCGCCCCCACACCTGGCTCGTGGTCAGCGTCGGCCTGTGGACCGAGCCGCAGTTCCTCGACCAGGAGCCCGCCGCCCGGCTCGGTCACTTCGACTTCACCCCGCACCAGCCGCTGCTGTTCCTGCCCCGCCCGCCAGGGCCGGCGACCTTCACCGCGCGGGTGACCGGCGGCGCCTTCCCCCACAAGACCTCCTCACGCACCAAGGCCGCCGACGCGATCGGCGTGGCCCACCAGTGGACCGCGAACGACCCGGCCGTCCTGGCGGAACGTGTCCGCAGGGATCTCACGACGCTGCTGCCCCACTTGCCCACCCCGCGCTGAAGGAGATCCCGGTGCCGTCGTACGCGAAAGACCCCCGATGCATCGCCATGGCAGAGGCTCTGGTGCCGCTGCTGCGCCGGTCCTGCCCCGAGAACGCGGGCGGCTACGGCGGCTCCTACCAGGTGAACCTGGGCGACGAAGAGGCCATCGGGCTCGGCGGGGTGGAACTGATCCGGGCCGCGATGCGCAAGGCGGCCCGGCAGCTGGGGTGGAGAGCGACCACCCTCGGGATGATCGGTACCCGCCACGGCACCATGGTCGTCGTCTCGGACAACCGGGAGCTGCCCGAAGAACACAGGGCAGTGGTCGAGGCCGCGATGAACGACAAGATGCGGGCCGCCCTGCACAAGGTGTGGGGCGAGCCGGGCCCCGTCCCCGTGCAGCGCGGTTCGGTCCCGCTGATGACGCAGGAGTTCCGCGCAGCCATCGCCCAGACCAGTCCCTGAACGGGTACAAGTACCGGTATGACGCGGGAGCGGATCCGGTGGCCGGTCGTCGTGGACCGGGCCCGGGAGATCGTGGAGAGCTACGAGGGCGGCGTCACGCTGCGCCAGGTCATGTACCGCCTTGCCTCCGCTGGCGTGCTGCCGCACACGCCGTCGATGTACCGGCACCTGTCCTCCCACCTCGCCCAGGCCCGCCGCGAGGGCCGCTTCCCCGACCTGATCGACACCCTGCGCGAAGTCCACGTCCCTCCGGCCTGGCCGGACGCGGGTGCCTTCCTGCGCGAGAGCCCCGGCTGGTTCGGCCTCGACCTCACCCATGGCCAGTCGCAGGCGCTGTACGTCGCTGCGGAAAAGGACACCCTCCGCCAGCTCCTTACCGGCTGGCTGGCGGAGTTCGGCATCCCGGTCCTGGTGGTCCGCGGCTTCGGCTCCCAGTCCTACGTCGACGTCGTCCGCGACCGCGTCGCCGCCGACCCGAGAGAAGCGGTGCTCCTGGTGGTCGTTCTCCCGGGCTTCCAAGACTGTGGCATGACGCTGCGCTAGCTGCGTGACCTGGGGTTTTCTCTAATATCTCTGGGGCTGTCGTGATCGTTGCGACACGTTGCACTAGAGATGGAGGAGACCCTTGCGGGCCTTTGCTGTTCAACTCCCATCCGGCATCCGCTACTGGACCGTGATGGACGAGGACCTGACCGTCGTACAGGAGGCGGACGCGTTCTTGCGACACGTACGGTTCGGCCGGGACCAGGCGGAACTGACGACCCGTACGTACGCCGGGCACATCGCGCTGTACCTGCGCTGGTGCATACGGACGGGCCGCGACTGGCGGGTGGCGGCCGCGGAGCTGGGGATGTTCATCGTCTGGCTGAAGTACGGCACGAAGCAGGTCACGGGCATCGACCGCCCCTCGGGCAGCGGCCTGGTGCATCCCGGGCCCGGAGCCGAGGCCGTGCGCGAGCCGGCCCGGATCCAGAACATCCTCACGGGAGTGCGCCAGTTCCTGCTGCACGGCATCACCTCGAAGACGGTGCCCTCGCACGTGATGGCCCAGATGTATGAGGTGGCGGAGAATTGGGATCTGCCGGAGCAGGCCCGCGGGGAGGACGTGACCGGCTACCGGATGCGGCCCCGGCACCGGGTGCAGGTCCCGCGCAAGAAGGGTGAGCGCGCCGAGGACCGCGAGATCGTGGAGCTGTTTCTGGCCTGCCGCAACGCCCGCGACCGGTTCATCGTGCTGCTGCTCGGCCGGGCCGGACTGCGTCCCGGAGGCGCCGCCGGCCTGCGCCGCGAGGACATGCACTTCATGCCGGACTCGACACCGCTCGGCTGCCCGAAACAGGGCTCTCATCTGCACACAATGCGGCGGGACAACGCCAACGGCGCCTGGGCGAAGCGGCAGCCGACGGCCGCGCCGGGCCGGTGGAAGCCCGTCGATCACCTGGTGGTGCTCGCCTACGACCAGTACGTGATGGAGCGGATGGCGTTGCCGCACGGCCCGGACAGCGACTTCGTGCTGGTGAACTTGTTCGCCGAGCCGCTCGGTGCGCCGATGACCGCGGACAGCATCACCGAGTTGTTCGGGCGGCTGTCCAGGCGGGCCGGTTTGAGCAGGAACGTCACGCCGCGCATGCTGCGCCGCGCGGCGGGCAGCAACCTTGCGGACGCTGGCGGCGGCCAGGACGAGATCGCCGCGCTGCTGGACCATTCCCGGCTGTCCAGCTCGGAGCCGTATCTGACGCCAGCGCCGGACCGGCTGCGGGACGCGGTGAACGCAGTTCCCTCGCCGCGCGAGCTCACGGGCGGTGCCCGGTGACCCCTGTCCTTACGCCGGTGGTCGACGGACCGGCTCCTGAGCCCGACGCCTCCGACACCGAGCTCACGACGTTCCTGTGGTCGATGATCAGCGAGGACTTCCTGACCGAGGCCGGCTGGAACGCCGAACGCCGCGTCATGACGCCCGAGGGCCACCCCACCATGGGCGGCAGACACTGCCCCGTGCCCAACTGCCAGTCCCCGGTGCGCGGCATGAAGCTGTGCAGCACGTGCTACTCACGCCACCGCAAGTCCGGGATACCGGCGAAGGAGTTCGTCAAGATCCCCCGCATCTCGCGGCACCTGCACATGGGGACCGGGACCTGCCGCGTCTCCGGCTGCGAGCGCCCGTGGAACAACTCGGGGAAGGAGCCGGTATGCCGCGCCCACCGATGGCAGATGATCAAGCACGGCGGCACCCTTGAGGAGTTCCTCGCCGACCCGGACATCAAGGGCCTGCCCGGCCTGGGCGACTGCTCGGTGCTTGCATGCAACCGCCAGGCCATCAGCGAGTTCGGCACGCGCTTGTGCCATCCGCACGGCAAGGCGCTGCCCGCCCTGCGCCGGAAGGCCGGATTCGATGAGGAGATGTGGCTGCGGACGGCGCCGTCGGGCAGTTACGGCATCGAGATCAGCTTTCGGGGCCTGCCCGAACTGGTCGTTGCCCAGCTGCTGTTCGGGCTCCAGCACCGCTGCCACCGCGGCGCCCGCACCGAGGCCGGCAACTTCCGCGCCCTGATCGACAAGACGATCCGGCCCTCGCTCGCCCAGCGCCTCGAAGACGTCCCTGATCCGGCCGCGAACAGTGACGCCCTGCGCCTGCTGAACCGGACCCGCGTCTACGCGGTCCGGGCGGTGAAGACGCCCGAGGGCGAGTACGCCAAGGACGAGTGGGACCTGGTGGCCTTCGGGCACCGCGGCTACCTCGTCTTCACCGAGATCCACCAGCCCTGGCTGAGGGAGAGCGGCAAACGCTGGGCCCGCGATTACCTCTCCAAGGTCCGCTCCAAGAGCGCGGCCTCGCACGCGCAGCAGCACCTTCACGGCCTGGTCAAGCTCTCGGACACCCTGCGCGCCCGGCCCGACCGCGGCATGGACAAAGCCGCGCTGGCCCGCGCCGACATCGAGAACTTCCTGAACAGGATGTCGTTCCTGGAGACGAACGACGAGATGAGCACGCTCACGCGCATCGCCTACATCAGCAAGGCCCGCAACGTGCTCAAGGCGGGCCGGGCCATGGGCCTGACCCGTCCCGGGGAGCCGCTGGCGGGCCTGCCGGACGACTTCGTCATCCACCGTCTCGACGTCCCCAAGCCACCGGAGCCCTCGGAGGAGGGCCAGGACCTCCCCGCCGAGGTGCTGCGCCAGCTCGGCACCCACCTGAACGCCTTCGAGGCGATGACCTGCTACGAGATGCGCCTCAGCGTCGAGCTGCTGATGGACACGGGCCGCCGGCCCGAAGAGATCTGCCGCCTGGAGCTGAACTGCCTCACCCGGGACGGCCAGGGCAAGCCGGTGCTGCTCTACAACAACTGGAAGGAACAACGGCTCGGGCGCCAGCTGCCCATCCACGAGCCGACCGCGAAGCTGATCATCGCCCAGCAGAAACGCGTACGCGCCCGCTTCCCCGACCGGACCCCGTCGAAGCTGGTCCTGCTGCCCACCCAGAACCTGAACCTGCGCGGGGAGCGGTCGATCGACTCCAACCACCTCAGCGCCATGCACCGCGAGTGGGTCGAGTCCCTGCCCGACTTCGTCCTCGACGACGGCACCGTCTTCGACAAGGAGAAGATCTTCCCCTACGCCTACCGGCACTCCTTCGCCCAGCGCCACGCGGACGCCGGTGTCGCCATCGACGTCCTGGCCGAGCTCATGGACCACGACAGCTACGAGACCACCAGGTCGTACTACCGGGTCAAGGAAGTACGCCTGCGCGAGGCGGTCGAACGCGTCAGGAAGATGCAGTTCGACCGCCAGGGCAAGCGCATCTGGGGCACGGTCACCACCGTCCTCGACGCCGAACGCACACGCCGGGCCATCGGCGCGGTCGTCGTCCCCTTCGGCACCTGCTCCGAACCCACCAACGTCGCCGCTGGCGGCGGAGCCTGCCCACTGCGCTTCCGCTGCGTGGGCTGCGACCACTTCTCCACCGACGTCTCCTACCTCCCCGACCTGCGGACCTACCTCGACGACCTGCTGAGGCAACGGGAGAAGCTGAAGTCGATGGCCGAGGCCGACGACTGGGCCCGCGCCGAGGCCACACCCTCCGACGAGGAGATCACCCGCATCCGCGCCCTGATCCAGCGCGTCACCGACGACGTCGAGACGCTCACCGAGGCCGAACGCACCGAGATCCAGAAGGCCGCCGCGACCGTTCGCCAGATGCGGCAGAACTTCCTCGGCATGCCCCGCATCCGCCAGCCCCTCCCCGACCTCCGAGTGGAGCGACCCGCATGACCGCCCCCCAGCCCACCGTCCAGGCCATGCTCGAAGGCCGGCGTGCTGACACCGGACGCCGCCGCCAACGCGTCCTGGCGGCTCTCGCCGCCGCCGCGAAAAACGGCACGGACACCAGCGTCGCTGCGATAGCCCGCCGCGCGGGCGTCGATCGCACCTTCCTCTACCGCCACCGCGACCTCCTCGCCCAGATCCACGCTCAGGCCGCCGAACCTGCCGCAACGCCCGGCGGCCACGGCCCCGCCGTCAGCCGGGCCTCGCTCAAGGCCGACCTTGCGGCCGCCGACGCCCGCACGGCCCGTCTCGCCGCCCTGGTCCGCCGTCTTGAGCAGCGCCTCAGCGAAGTGCTGGGCGATCAGGTCTGGCGCGAGTCCGGCATCGGAGGGCCTGACGACTCCGAGCAGCTCAAGGCCCGGATCACCACGCTCGAACAGCAGCTGATCGACCTGGAGCTGAAACTCCAGGAGCGTGACGAGGACCTGGCCGCCGCCCGCGCCGCGAACCGCGAGCTGATGGCCCAGCTCAACCGCCCGTGATCAGCTGAATCACGCGGGCGCCCCGGGCGGTGACGGCGGCACCGCCCAGGGCGTTCACTGGAGGTATGGCGAGTTATGACGCTAGCTCCGTAAAACGGCCTCGCCGCACAAAAGCGCAGGTGGAGGCCCTACGGGCAGCAATCTGCGAGGTCACAGAAGCGGCGCAGCCGTGCAGCGTCCGACACGTCTACTACCTTGGCATCGGACTTCTCTGGGACAAGGACACCGGCCACTCCCGCCGGAACTACTCGGTCGTCGTCCGCGAGGTCGGCCACCTGCGGGAGACAGGCCGGCTGCCCTGGGAGTGGATCACCGACGGAACCCGCATGGTCCGGCAGGAGACCCAGTACGACTCCCTCGACGATGCCATGCGGCGCAACACCGAGACCTACCGGCGCAACCTGTGGGCCTCCCAGGCCCGCCGCGTCGAGGTCTGGTGCGAGAGCGACTCCGTCGGTGGTGTGCTCCTGCCGATCACCTCGACCTGGGGCGTGGGCCTGTACTCCTGCCGCGGCCAGTCCTCCAAGACCTTCGTCTACGAGGCGGTGCAGCAGTACGCGCACCAGGGCAAAGGAGTGACCGTGATCTTCTGCGGTGACTGGGACCCTACCGGCAGATGTGTCCCTCGCTCCGTGGTCGAGCGGATGGAACGCTACGGCAACGGCGAACTCG belongs to Streptomyces sp. Edi4 and includes:
- a CDS encoding helix-turn-helix transcriptional regulator, with the protein product MTTTSPSSSAQSAREALAVRLQHLRKDAGLTGKELSARCGWHPAKTTRIQKGDALPSDADIRTWCAACGADDQAQDLIATARAVDSMYMEWRRLHQGGMRQVQQDWYDLHEQTRICRVYLSNVPPGFLQTPAFATALMNQITRFQGTPDDVAEAVAARVARSRFLYEGGHRYVVLMEESVLRFRTADPEAMRGQLRHLLTVMPLASLSLGIIPFTAQRTVWPLEAFYVHDDTSAVVETLTAEIKVTQPRELADYLKAFAGLAEMAVYGDAARDLIAAAMDALE
- a CDS encoding DUF6415 family natural product biosynthesis protein, producing the protein MHTSSHTVLYDPDGLIEAELPLDREPYECLVKAVLAWTGEDTLAERDYEQIGLQLTGHARAVASDVRRRADRLPKSSGRRALADVVLREAEGRLSATLEGTVRCVQGRARLVRALYERLDRLEAALTADRTAPPVG
- a CDS encoding tyrosine-type recombinase/integrase; protein product: MRAFAVQLPSGIRYWTVMDEDLTVVQEADAFLRHVRFGRDQAELTTRTYAGHIALYLRWCIRTGRDWRVAAAELGMFIVWLKYGTKQVTGIDRPSGSGLVHPGPGAEAVREPARIQNILTGVRQFLLHGITSKTVPSHVMAQMYEVAENWDLPEQARGEDVTGYRMRPRHRVQVPRKKGERAEDREIVELFLACRNARDRFIVLLLGRAGLRPGGAAGLRREDMHFMPDSTPLGCPKQGSHLHTMRRDNANGAWAKRQPTAAPGRWKPVDHLVVLAYDQYVMERMALPHGPDSDFVLVNLFAEPLGAPMTADSITELFGRLSRRAGLSRNVTPRMLRRAAGSNLADAGGGQDEIAALLDHSRLSSSEPYLTPAPDRLRDAVNAVPSPRELTGGAR
- a CDS encoding site-specific integrase — protein: MVDGPAPEPDASDTELTTFLWSMISEDFLTEAGWNAERRVMTPEGHPTMGGRHCPVPNCQSPVRGMKLCSTCYSRHRKSGIPAKEFVKIPRISRHLHMGTGTCRVSGCERPWNNSGKEPVCRAHRWQMIKHGGTLEEFLADPDIKGLPGLGDCSVLACNRQAISEFGTRLCHPHGKALPALRRKAGFDEEMWLRTAPSGSYGIEISFRGLPELVVAQLLFGLQHRCHRGARTEAGNFRALIDKTIRPSLAQRLEDVPDPAANSDALRLLNRTRVYAVRAVKTPEGEYAKDEWDLVAFGHRGYLVFTEIHQPWLRESGKRWARDYLSKVRSKSAASHAQQHLHGLVKLSDTLRARPDRGMDKAALARADIENFLNRMSFLETNDEMSTLTRIAYISKARNVLKAGRAMGLTRPGEPLAGLPDDFVIHRLDVPKPPEPSEEGQDLPAEVLRQLGTHLNAFEAMTCYEMRLSVELLMDTGRRPEEICRLELNCLTRDGQGKPVLLYNNWKEQRLGRQLPIHEPTAKLIIAQQKRVRARFPDRTPSKLVLLPTQNLNLRGERSIDSNHLSAMHREWVESLPDFVLDDGTVFDKEKIFPYAYRHSFAQRHADAGVAIDVLAELMDHDSYETTRSYYRVKEVRLREAVERVRKMQFDRQGKRIWGTVTTVLDAERTRRAIGAVVVPFGTCSEPTNVAAGGGACPLRFRCVGCDHFSTDVSYLPDLRTYLDDLLRQREKLKSMAEADDWARAEATPSDEEITRIRALIQRVTDDVETLTEAERTEIQKAAATVRQMRQNFLGMPRIRQPLPDLRVERPA